A window of Periplaneta americana isolate PAMFEO1 chromosome 9, P.americana_PAMFEO1_priV1, whole genome shotgun sequence genomic DNA:
ACCAAGGCGAGTAGGAAGGAGTGTTACAACGTATTTACAAATATTCCAGAAGAAAAATTTTTGTTGTAAATGTTGGGTTTTAAAGTGTTTCCTATATTTGTAATTCTATGTCGAAATCTCCTCCATAATGGGAGAAATCTTCACTTCGGTaccaattgtattttttttaatacagtgatACAAAATGATCACATTGGGACTAGGTATGTGAAATGTGCGTAAAACTTATTCATACATATtaggagaaaaaaattataatgaaatttgcataaattgttatcaaaattaaaatttttccttAGCATGTCGAGATGCTCCTAAATGACCCtaatttatgtatataaataaaattattccttaTTTTCCGTAGGGAATAATATTCGAAAGACAGGAATTCTCCTGTTTTAATAGAGGGATAATGttagtttttatatttttgggTAGGTCTGTACTATCGCGTGATATTAAAATTTCATGctgttgaattattttatttcccgCCTATATGAGAGTTTTCCATTCACGTGTGAACCTTGAAACACTTGGCAAGAGGCAGCGGATATGAGATTAATATGAGCCATGGGTGCAGTGGAATTTATTACATCTGCAACATTTCACGTTTGACGAAATTCtgcctacaatatatatatatataaacattttagaGTTCGTAGTTTTATgatgaaatattaatgttaattgaaaatgtacaaTATAGTTCCTGTCTCCCAGCCGAGATCATTCACCTGACAGATTGCACGATAAAATTCGATCATCGAGGCATTCTTTGAGGTTTGTATGTACGTAAAATGGCTCTggagtaaatttatttattatagtttCATTTCTGTTTACCATCCTGTCTCTCTTGTTGCTGTACCGACTTAGGAATAGCTATAACTAAATAACTATTTTAGGCAGCTGTTCTTAAAAAAAAGATAGGAAAAGGTGTTAAAATTGGATTATTATACGACAGCATGCgaaaactacttttaacactgactttcaactgtttgcgccGATTGTCAATTAGTTGTTTCCTACCGGATGTCACATGAGAGCAATCGCAATCGATCAATAAAGATGTTCTAACAATGACAggtttactttcaaaaccgatttTTTTTCTGCAGTCAAATACTATTTCGCTCACCTAGAACACCGGCTCCTTTTAACGTGATAAAGTTTCATCACTATAATGAGGCAGATAACAGCAGTGAAGAAGAGAGGAGAATTTGTCTCTACCTGAGCACGGACGAACGATTGTCTAAAAAGTAGTGTAAGAGACACATGTTAAAAGTGGTATTCTGCTTTATATAAATTTACACTTGTAACATAAACAACTTTTTCATAGAAATGTgctttgtttttaattctttacATAATTATCCTCAGGAAATCAGTGATGATGGTTTCGAAACAGATTTTCACAGATTGCAGTTTTTGTGTACGCGTATGTGTCTTTTAgaacactatttctaatttccCACAAGTCGTCTATCTTGTTGATTGGTTAGAGTTTCAGTTGATATCAACCCTTCCTTTTCAATTATGTAGAATATTATAATCTTGGGTATCCGCATGGTATCTAAATTCCGTCGACACGAATGCGTCCAACGgaatatttctaatttaaacatgAAATGCTTTCCATAGTTCTCCTGGTAGTACAGTATATAGGCTCCGTGCGTATAGCACTTTGCTGCTACAGGCGGACACTACGAGAACTACTTGTAGGCTTGTCTTCAACAGCTGTGTGTGATCTGTGTTGACAGCCGACTGCTGGAAGATTCGAGTAGGAGTGATTTTATACgcatttatttaatctttcataAAGTGTTGCCTTTAGattgctattttaaaaatgtcaaagcGGTCCAGCAAAATTATGTGCTGTGTTTTTAGCTGTAATAATAGATATTGTAATACAGAGCAaaatgtgaagttttatagttttccatcACGACCCCACGAAATGGATTTGAAAAGACGGTGGATAATAGCAGTAAATCGGAAAGAGTgagtttaaattaagtatttgggatttaagtattttaattaatacctaATTAAGTTTTTACAGAACTTATCGTAATCGAGGATTTTACAATAAACCTACAGTAACTATTGCATGCAAATAATCACGTTAATGTTATACTTACAAAATAAGCAGCTGTAGGCCATATTTGTAAACACATCATAATAGTAGGGCGCATTGTATTCAGTAATTATGGCAAAGTCTTTATGATAGCctgtattatataattacagaaataggcctatatgagaaaTACGGAAAAATAGTATCATTACATACATACTTTACAATTACAGAATCATATTATGAATATAGAAGgaattacaaatacagaaaaataatataaataaaagtacattACAATATTGTAATAGTCCTAAAGATATATCATTACGAAgacatataacaaaaaataatttatactcattacaacagaaattacaaaacatttaatagaaaccaaagctacattttatgaaatctattTGAAGTGATTTTCTAAATATCATCTGCCTTTATAGTTTTGTCAAACATTaaacaatatgtttacattaatatgtcacatttaCACGAATTATTTTTATAGGGCAGACGGCACTTTATGGACACCTTCCAAATCATCTAGAATCTGTAGcgaacatttcataggagggtgtAAATCTCAAAATCCTGCTAGTCCAGCATATGTTCCAAGCATCTTTCCTGAATGTTACAAAAGGGAGTCAACaggaacagactctctcaacagatTTAAAAGACTGAAGAAAAGAACTGAAATAATTTCACAGCCGGATACATCAGACCCTTTGGAAGATAGTGCGTCTATCCTAGTGACCACCAAAACTGATGCCCAAACTCAGACAGATagaaattatgacaaagaaagcAAGTTTGAATTCAGTTGTATGGTGGATGGAAACAATGTCAGCACACAAGCATGCATATCAGCCTTCCACGCATTGTATGCCAAACCTAAGTGTTCCAGTAAACTGTCTGGGTCTGACTCCCCATATGAAAAAAGAGGATTTTTTGGTTATAGTTCAATTTCTGATGAATCACAATTAAATGTCCTGGCTGGTGTTAacacagaaatttttaatttatttttgaacttaCTGTCAGACAGTACCCAGCGtaaaattagtaaagaaaataaacttttaatattcttaatgaaaatgaaGTTAGCCTTGCCATTTGCTGCCCTTGCTGTAATTTTCAATGTTCACCGTAGTACTATTTCTAGAATATTCCAATCTGTTTTACCTACACTTGCACAAGCAACTAAAAACTTTGTTTTCTGGCCTAGCAAAGATACTGTTAATGCAACATTGCCTACTGTGTTTAAAGATAATTATCCGAATTGTAGAGCTATTATTGACTGcactgaaattaaaacagaacAACCTCCTGAAATCAGTCAGCGTGTATATATGTACTCTAACTATAAGTCTGCATATACTGCAAAAGTTCTTATTGGAATTGCGCCTTGTGGTATGGTAACATTTATTTCCAAATGTTATGGAGGTAGAGCCAGTGACAGTTTTATCACAAATGACTGTGGAATTTTGAAACTGATAGAACCAGGAGATCAAATTATGGCAGAtaaaggttttcccggaataaaaactgtattggagGAGAGCAATGCAATTTTGGTAATGCCACCCTTTATGAATGAAGGTCACTTAACACCTGATCAAGTTGATGATACTTATAGTATTGCTAGTGTGCGGATCCACGTTGAACGCTGCATTCAAAGAGTGAAAGTGTATAATATACTTCAAAAATGTCCAAGTGAACTATTACATTGTATTGATGACATTGTGCACATGTGTTGTGTTATGACTAATGTACAGCCTCCATTGATTTCTGAAGATCATTGTTAGAACGGTATGCCAGTTCTTTTAAATAGTGTGTGAAGTAAAACTGTTGCAACTTTTCAATACAGCCCTTCAGGAACATATCGTTTCTTTGAATTTCTATAAGAATGGAAATATGATTCtctgtataaatgaaaaaatcacagaaatcaacGCCACAACAGTACATCAGCAGTTGACACTGAGTGAAATATGTATGACTTTGTTTTAGTTCCAAATTTCCTCgtgaattttttataatataggaTACATTAATGTCCCCAATCTCACCGACAATGGGTTTTTCCTTACATGAAATAggacatttaatttctaatactCTTTCTGGCTTACCATTCATC
This region includes:
- the LOC138705715 gene encoding uncharacterized protein; the encoded protein is MSKRSSKIMCCVFSCNNRYCNTEQNVKFYSFPSRPHEMDLKRRWIIAVNRKEADGTLWTPSKSSRICSEHFIGGCKSQNPASPAYVPSIFPECYKRESTGTDSLNRFKRLKKRTEIISQPDTSDPLEDSASILVTTKTDAQTQTDRNYDKESKFEFSCMVDGNNVSTQACISAFHALYAKPKCSSKLSGSDSPYEKRGFFGYSSISDESQLNVLAGVNTEIFNLFLNLLSDSTQRKISKENKLLIFLMKMKLALPFAALAVIFNVHRSTISRIFQSVLPTLAQATKNFVFWPSKDTVNATLPTVFKDNYPNCRAIIDCTEIKTEQPPEISQRVYMYSNYKSAYTAKVLIGIAPCGMVTFISKCYGGRASDSFITNDCGILKLIEPGDQIMADKGFPGIKTVLEESNAILVMPPFMNEGHLTPDQVDDTYSIASVRIHVERCIQRVKVYNILQKCPSELLHCIDDIVHMCCVMTNVQPPLISEDHC